A genomic stretch from Helianthus annuus cultivar XRQ/B chromosome 1, HanXRQr2.0-SUNRISE, whole genome shotgun sequence includes:
- the LOC110869072 gene encoding 6-phosphofructo-2-kinase/fructose-2,6-bisphosphatase, translated as MGTGSSINLDSDTTSHTGNDDAGGQLYVSLKMEDYTPKGDLFPHVFGSVPLVGSWDPSKALPMERESSSMWQLSFVVSPNHETLDFKFLLKSKDNTQPCIVEEGPARQFMRGALQGITRLAQFKLNADVVLEYRVCIKADRVSPFDLAASWRAYQENLEPSTVRGISDVSINSSHEGGENGLSASLDLDLEQYVIPAPPTSVVYAANLTENPRSLKYDASDNGAELTNPPPTIKEPEVVDPGKEAVGPDRAKMNHSTGMVESKSVGTFSPVQKQYNDKGLFVDRGVGSYRLAKSASVTSLPDSESKNSMPAAAGAVAAAAVADQMLGPKEDMHLAIVLVGLPARGKTFTAAKLTRYLRWLGHDTKHFNVGKYRRLKHGASLSADFFRVDNPEGMEARNEVAALAMDDMTAWMQEGGQVGIFDATNSTSNRRNMLMKMAEGKCKIIFLETICNDPKIIERNIRLKVQQSPDYAEETDFEAGYQDFKMRLDNYEKVYEPVNEGSYIKMIDMASGKGGQIQVNNISGYLPGRIVFFLVNTHLTPRPIFLTRHGESRDNVRGRIGGDTVISEKGELYAKKLANFIEKRLKNERAASVWTSTLQRTILTANQIVGFPKVQWRALDEINAGVCDGMTYEEIKKNMPEEYESRKKDKLRYRYPRGESYLDVIQRLEPVIIELERQRAPVVVVSHQAVLRALYAYFADRPLKEIPHIEMPLHTIIEIQMGVTGVQEKRYKLMD; from the exons ATGGGAACTGGTTCATCAATAAACCTTGACAGTGACACCACATCCCATACCGGAAACGATGATGCCGGCGGTCAACTCTATGTGTCTCTGAAGATGGAAGATTACACCCCAAAAGGAGACCTTTTTCCTCATGTCTTTGGTTCTGTTCCTCTTGTTGGTTCTTGGGACCCATCTAAAGCT CTTCCAATGGAGCGTGAATCGAGCTCTATGTGGCAATTAAGCTTTGTTGTCTCTCCTAATCATG AAACATTGGACTTCAAGTTCTTATTGAAGTCAAAGGATAACACTCAACCATGCATAGTGGAGGAGGGTCCCGCCAGGCAGTTCATGCGCGGGGCTCTGCAAGGCATCACAAGGTTGGCTCAGTTTAAGCTAAATGCGGATGTGGTTCTTGAATATAGGGTTTGTATCAAAGCCGATAGGGTTTCGCCCTTTGATCTTGCTGCTAGTTGGAGAGCTTATCAAGAAAATCTTGAACCCTCAACAGTTCGTGGGATTTCTGACGTTAGTATCAATTCATCACATGAGGGTGGCGAG AATGGTTTATCAGCAAGTTTGGATCTTGATCTTGAACAATACGTCATCCCCGCTCCACCTACTTCTGTAGTATACGCAGCTAATTTGACCGAAAATCCAAGATCTTTAAAATATGACGCTTCAGACAACGGTGCGGAACTCACCAATCCTCCCCCaactataaag GAACCCGAAGTTGTGGACCCCGGAAAAGAAGCTGTGGGCCCGGATCGTGCTAAAATGAACCATTCTACTGGCATGGTTGAGTCAAAATCTGTGGGCACGTTTTCGCCAGTACAGAAACAATATAATGACAAAGGACTTTTTGTGGATAGAGGTGTGGGATCTTATCGGTTAGCTAAATCCGCAAGTGTAACTAGCTTACCTGATtcggaatccaag AACTCAATgccggctgctgctggagctgttgctgctgctgctgttgctgatcaAATGCTTGGACCCAAAGAAGATATGCATCTCGCAATTGTCTTG GTGGGCTTGCCGGCACGTGGCAAAACCTTTACCGCTGCTAAACTTACTAGGTATCTTCGTTGGTTAGGTCACGACACTAAACATTTCAATGTCGGAAAG TATCGACGGCTTAAACACGGAGCTAGTCtg AGTGCTGATTTTTTCCGAGTTGACAATCCGGAAGGCATGGAGGCCCGGAATGAG GTAGCTGCTTTGGCAATGGATGACATGACCGCGTGGATGCAAGAAGGTGGCCAA GTAGGAATATTTGATGCCACAAACAGTACTAGCAATCGAAGGAATATGCTTATGAAGATGGCTGAAGGCAAATGCAAG ATAATCTTTTTGGAAACAATATGTAATGATCCGAAGATTATTGAAAGAAACATAAGGCTCAAGGTTCAACAGAGTCCTGATTATGCAGAAGA GACGGATTTTGAAGCTGGATATCAGGACTTCAAAATGCGACTTGATAATTATGAAAAG GTGTACGAGCCGGTGAATGAAGGTTCGTATATTAAAATGATTGACATGGCTAGTGGGAAAGGCGGCCAGATACAA GTGAATAATATTAGTGGATATCTCCCTGGACGTATTGTGTTTTTCTTG GTGAATACTCATTTGACACCTCGTCCGATTTTTCTTACGAGGCATGGAGAGAGTCGCGATAACGTCAGAGGAAGAATTGGCGGTGACACGGTTATAAG TGAGAAAGGCGAGCTTTATGCAAAGAAACTTGCCAACTTTATAGAGAAACGACTCAAAAACGAACGAGCTGCTTCC GTATGGACAAGTACGTTGCAAAGAACAATTTTGACTGCAAATCAAATAGTCGGGTTCCCAAAG gTACAATGGCGTGCACTTGATGAGATAAATGCCGGTGTATGTGATGGAATGACATATGAAGAAATAAAAAAGAACATGCCCGAGGAATAcga GTCGCGAAAGAAGGATAAATTGAGGTATCGATATCCACGTGGAGAGTCTTATTTGGATGTGATACAAAGGTTGGAGCCCGTGATAATCGAGCTTGAACGGCAACGAGCTCCTGTCGTAGTAGTATCTCACCAG GCTGTTTTGAGAGCATTATATGCATATTTTGCTGATAGACCTTTGAAAGAAATTCCGCACATAGAG ATGCCATTGCATACAATAATAGAGATACAAATGGGGGTCACAGGAGTACAAGAGAAAAGATACAAGCTCATGGATTGA
- the LOC110869063 gene encoding zinc transporter 6, chloroplastic — MTLCAAVDSARTLACRDGAAAATLKFISMFVIFFTSVIGISAPVLLARLFHGKPLYDKAILIIKCFAAGVILSTSLVHVLPDAYDALADCQVSSHHPWKDFPFSGLITLIGVLTALLVDLTATSHVDGYSHGHAHGGGNKETTGYTRLGEDEEMKKTVVEIETVEAEEERRREKEEEMVKLKQRMVSQVLEIGIIFHSVIIGVTMGMSQNQCTIKPLVAALAFHQIFEGMGLGGCIAQAGFKFGTTAYMCIMFSVTTPMGIALGMILFSMTGYDDSNPNALIMEGLLGSLSSGILIYMGLVDLIALDFFHNKLMSSETWLKKISFVALVLGSTSMSILALWA, encoded by the exons atgaCTTTATGCGCCGCCGTAGACTCCGCTAGAACCCTCGCATGCCGCGACGGCGCCGCGGCGGCGACACTCAAATTCATCTCAATGTTCGTCATATTCTTCACAAGCGTCATCGGAATATCCGCTCCAGTGCTACTCGCGCGTCTGTTTCACGGCAAACCGCTGTACGATAAAGCAATTTTAATCATCAAATGTTTCGCCGCCGGCGTAATATTATCCACTTCACTCGTTCACGTGCTTCCCGACGCGTATGATGCACTCGCCGATTGCCAGGTGTCATCTCATCATCCTTGGAAAGACTTCCCGTTCTCTGGATTGATTACTTTAATCGGAGTGTTGACGGCGCTGTTAGTGGACTTAACGGCGACGTCACACGTTGACGGTTACAGTCACGGACATGCTCACG GTGGCGGAAACAAGGAGACTACCGGTTACACGCGGCTAGGGGAGGATGAGGAGATGAAGAAGACGGTGGTGGAGATAGAGACGGTGGAGGCGGAGGAGGAGCGGCGGCGCGAGAAGGAGGAGGAGATGGTGAAACTGAAACAAAGGATGGTGTCACAAGTGTTGGAAATTGGGATTATATTTCATTCAGTGATTATTGGAGTAACGATGGGGATGTCGCAAAACCAGTGTACGATAAAGCCGTTAGTGGCGGCGTTAGCGTTTCATCAGATTTTTGAAGGGATGGGTCTCGGCGGTTGTATTGCTCAG GCGGGATTCAAATTCGGAACAACGGCTTACATGTGCATAATGTTTTCTGTCACGACACCGATGGGAATAGCGTTGGGGATGATACTGTTCTCGATGACAGGGTACGATGATAGCAACCCGAACGCGTTGATCATGGAAGGGCTTTTGGGGTCATTGTCATCAGGGATACTTATATACATGGGTCTTGTGGACCTAATTGCTCTTGATTTCTTTCATAACAAGTTGATGAGTTCCGAAACTTGGTTAAAAAAGATATCTTTTGTGGCCCTTGTGCTTGGCTCTACCTCCATGTCTATTCTTGCTCTTTGGGCTTGA
- the LOC110869042 gene encoding protein FAR1-RELATED SEQUENCE 5-like — MMSTTVDGVRICPTTGNQYYTPIVPDSSKPVVGMHFQSIDSAFNFYKKYAKLSGFEARKHTQSSKNGVVIRKYFVCAKEGSATSCAVDTVNDSVGADKKLNDRRRRPSKRTGCKAHIHLSLTPKNTYRISHVFEEHNHSFVDEEDYHLLASSRKLTFTEEQLLSDFSEMNIGPVRAFNLMRKIRGGFDKVGVTSTDCKNFKRDINLFIGEFDVDMAVQRLMKKKLYLPNFSCEFYCDEKGALAGLFWADEEMKLNYEVFGDVMSFDATFRTNRYDLVFVPFTGIDNHHHNVTFAGSLLASETAESYKWLLQSFLKAFGVAPKVVVIDQDAAMKIAIRDVFPDTRHRLCMWHIMIKVSEKVGTELSQDEVFKEDICDVVWTDALEPAQFETQWCDLMIKYNLTSNSWLSDMYNLRSDWIPAYYRHEHMSGLMRTTSRSESENHFFGQLTNTKLSLVEFLSHFDTAMESQRFKRSKRDHDTRYTQPRMKTNYELELEAAKIYTRGIFFDVQEEIRLACKNCMCRREEEVGDSIKFYILQVNLPGLHEVLFTPKDMVIKCSCNRYEQYGLLCRHAFCVLRLCGIKEFPKKYVMRRWTRDVVPKKTKVSSFDQNAAGNQVERASSIVREIMTATEHIVNRLVTNIDLLSLYRDQVIESKLKVDSADLPAESLDKNARLANILHADQPCSSSSATILPPSGIRNKGCGSNKRLKSFREVSSSRVSKKTKTRGCLICGGHGHNSRTCKMKTTVADSQKSS; from the exons ATGATGTCTACTACTGTCGATG GAGTTCGTATCTGTCCAACTACTGGTAATCAGTATTATACTCCTATTGTTCCAGATTCTTCCAAACCTGTAGTTGGTATGCATTTCCAGTCAATTGATTCTGCCTTTAATTTCTATAAGAAGTATGCTAAGTTATCTGGGTTTGAGGCTCGAAAGCATACTCAATCTTCAAAAAATGGTGTTGTGATTAGAAAGTACTTTGTTTGTGCGAAAGAGGGTTCAGCGACATCCTGTGCTGTTGACACGGTAAATGATAGTGTTGGTGCTGATAAAAAGTTAAATGACCGAAGGAGGAGACCTTCTAAACGTACCGGATGTAAGGCACACATCCATTTGTCTTTAACTCCAAAAAATACTTATAGAATTTCTCATGTATTTGAGGAGCATAATCATTCTTTTGTTGATGAAGAGGATTATCATCTTTTAGCTTCGTCTAGAAAGTTGACATTCACTGAAGAGcaactgctttctgatttttcTGAGATGAATATTGGTCCAGTTAGGGCATTCAACCTTATGAGAAAGATTCGTGGTGGATTTGATAAGGTTGGAGTGACGTCTACTGATTGTAAAAATTTTAAAAGAGATATTAATTTGTTCATTGGAGAGTTTGATGTGGACATGGCTGTCCAACGTCTTATGAAGAAGAAGCTGTATTTGCCGAATTTTTCTTGTGAATTTTATTGTGATGAAAAAGGTGCTCTTGCTGGATTATTTTGGGCTGATGAAGAAATGAAACTGAATTATGAGGTCTTTGGGGATGTTATGTCTTTTGATGCTACGTTCCGTACGAACAG GTATGACTTGGTATTTGTTCCGTTCACTGGAATCGATAATCATCATCACAATGTCACGTTTGCTGGTTCTTTGTTAGCATCTGAAACTGCtgaatcatataaatggcttctTCAAAGTTTTTTGAAGGCTTTTGGTGTTGCACCTAAGGTGGTTGTGATTGATCAGGACGCTGCAATGAAAATTGCCATCCGAGATGTTTTCCCAGATACCAGACATCGTTTGTGTATGTGGCATATAATGATCAAAGTTTCTGAAAAG gtTGGTACTGAGCTATCACAAGATGAGGTTTTTAAAGAAGATATATGTGATGTTGTATGGACTGATGCTCTTGAACCAGCACAGTTTGAGACACAATGGTGTGATTTAATGATTAAGTACAACCTTACTAGTAACAGCTGGCTGTCTGATATGTACAACCTCAGATCAGATTGGATTCCTGCATACTATCGTCATGAACATATGTCCGGTCTTATGCGTACAACATCTAGGTCTGAGAGTGAAAATCATTTTTTTGGTCAATTAACCAACACAAAATTGTCATTAGTTGAGTTTTTGAGCCATTTTGATACTGCAATGGAATCTCAGAGGTTTAAGCGCAGCAAACGTGATCATGATACCAGATACACACAACCTCGCATGAAAACCAATTATGAATTGGAACTGGAAGCTGCAAAGATTTATACTCGGGGGATATTTTTTGATGTTCAAGAAGAAATTCGACTTGCTTGCAAGAATTGTATGTGCAGGCGTGAAGAAGAAGTTGGTGATTCAATTAAGTTTTATATTCTACAGGTCAATCTTCCTGGCCTTCATGAG GTTCTTTTTACTCCTAAGGATATGGTAATTAAATGCAGCTGCAACCGATATGAGCAGTATGGTTTGCTATGTAGGCATGCCTTTTGTGTTCTTCGTCTTTGTGGTATAAAGGAGTTccctaaaaaatatgttatgaGGCGTTGGACAAGAGATGTTGTTCCAAAAAAGACAAAAGTTTCGAGTTTTGATCAAAATGCTGCTGGTAATCAAGTTGAACGTGCTTCCAGCATTGTGCGTGAGATAATGACTGCAACTGAACATATTGTTAACCGTCTTGTTACAAATATTGACCTGTTATCGTTGTATAGAGACCAAGTGATCGAGTCGAAGTTGAAGGTTGATTCTGCTGACCTTCCTGCAGAATCACTTGACAAGAATGCAAGATTAGCTAATATTCTTCATGCTGATCAGCCATGTTCATCGTCTTCTGCTACCATTCTTCCACCTAGTGGTATTAGAAACAAGGGGTGTGGTTCAAACAAACGCTTAAAGTcttttcgtgaggtatcatcttCAAGAGTATCAAAGAAAACTAAAACTAGAGGTTGTTTGATATGTGGAGGTCATGGACATAATAGTCGGACTTGTAAGATGAAGACTACTGTTGCTGATTCCCAGAAGAGTAGTTAG